One Corynebacterium efficiens YS-314 DNA segment encodes these proteins:
- a CDS encoding D-isomer specific 2-hydroxyacid dehydrogenase family protein produces the protein MKFTFAPHVWEETVAEIEAAGHEYVDDLHEAELLFYNGSAPEFPDLPDNIKIVQASMAGIDALVNRGVVTAKARWANAGGLYADTVAESTVALLLAQLHRHNVTARRKTWARGEVQSTKQWLYDGKTIAIMGAGGIGVRLIELLKPFGVRIIAVNNSGRPVPGADETLPMSAADHVWSEADYFVLLMPLTETTTGIVNRDTLAKMKPNAVVVNVGRGPLVVTDDLVDAIRNGTIAGAALDVTDPEPLPDGHPLWDLEDVVITPHTANTYERIRTLTGALTVRNIELYEAG, from the coding sequence ATGAAGTTCACCTTCGCCCCCCACGTGTGGGAGGAAACCGTCGCCGAGATCGAGGCAGCCGGGCACGAATACGTCGATGATCTCCACGAGGCCGAGCTGTTGTTCTACAACGGTTCCGCCCCGGAGTTCCCGGACCTGCCCGACAACATCAAGATCGTGCAGGCCTCCATGGCCGGCATCGACGCCCTGGTGAATCGCGGTGTGGTGACCGCCAAGGCACGCTGGGCGAACGCCGGTGGCCTCTACGCCGATACCGTGGCCGAATCCACGGTGGCGCTCCTGCTCGCGCAACTGCACCGCCACAACGTCACCGCGCGCCGGAAGACGTGGGCACGTGGGGAGGTGCAGAGCACCAAGCAGTGGCTTTACGACGGCAAGACCATCGCCATCATGGGCGCCGGGGGCATCGGGGTTCGACTCATCGAACTGCTCAAACCCTTCGGCGTCCGAATCATCGCCGTGAACAACTCCGGCCGCCCCGTCCCGGGTGCCGACGAAACCCTCCCCATGTCCGCCGCCGACCACGTCTGGTCCGAGGCCGACTACTTCGTCCTGCTCATGCCACTGACCGAGACCACCACCGGCATCGTCAACCGTGACACCCTGGCGAAGATGAAACCCAACGCCGTGGTGGTCAACGTCGGACGTGGGCCCCTGGTGGTCACCGACGACCTGGTCGACGCCATCCGGAATGGCACCATCGCCGGCGCCGCCCTGGATGTCACAGACCCCGAACCCCTCCCGGACGGCCACCCGCTGTGGGACCTGGAGGATGTGGTGATCACCCCGCACACCGCCAACACCTACGAACGTATCCGTACCCTCACCGGTGCGCTCACCGTCCGCAACATCGAACTGTATGAGGCTGGCTAG
- the proB gene encoding glutamate 5-kinase — translation MRERIATAKRVVVKIGSSSLTSDEGGHTVDPNRINTIVNALQARMEAGSDVIVVSSGSVAAGMAPLGLTTRPTDLSMKQAAAAVGQVHLMHQWGRSFARYGRPVGQVLLTAGDAGQRDRARNAQRTIDRLRMLGVIPIVNENDTVATTGVNFGDNDRLAAIVSHLVSADALVLLSDVDGLFDKNPADPTARFISEVRDGNDLKGVLAGDGGKVGTGGMASKVSAARLASRSGVPVLLTSAANIGPALEHAQVGTVFHPKENRLSAWKFWALYAADTAGKIRLDQGATEAVTSGGKSLLAVGITEVIGDFRAGEIVEILGPNGEIIGRGEVNYDSETLMPMLGMKTQELPDDMQRPVVHADYLSNYASRA, via the coding sequence ATGCGTGAGCGTATCGCCACGGCGAAACGTGTGGTGGTTAAAATCGGATCCTCCTCGCTGACCAGCGATGAAGGTGGTCATACGGTGGATCCCAACCGCATCAACACCATCGTCAACGCCCTCCAGGCCCGGATGGAGGCCGGCTCAGATGTCATCGTGGTGTCCTCGGGTTCCGTCGCCGCGGGCATGGCACCGCTGGGTCTGACCACCCGTCCGACGGATCTGTCCATGAAGCAGGCCGCGGCCGCCGTGGGCCAGGTCCACCTCATGCACCAGTGGGGCCGGTCCTTCGCCCGCTATGGGCGCCCCGTCGGGCAGGTCCTGCTCACCGCGGGCGATGCCGGCCAGCGTGACCGCGCGAGAAACGCCCAGCGCACCATCGACCGTCTGCGCATGCTGGGTGTCATCCCGATCGTCAATGAGAATGACACCGTGGCCACCACCGGCGTGAACTTCGGTGACAATGACCGCCTGGCCGCCATTGTCTCCCACCTGGTCAGTGCCGATGCCCTGGTGCTGCTCAGTGACGTGGACGGCCTCTTCGACAAGAACCCCGCGGACCCCACCGCCCGGTTCATCTCCGAGGTCCGTGACGGCAATGACCTCAAGGGTGTGCTCGCCGGGGACGGCGGCAAGGTCGGTACCGGCGGCATGGCCTCCAAGGTCTCTGCCGCGCGCCTGGCGTCCCGCAGTGGTGTGCCCGTGCTGCTGACCTCCGCCGCCAACATCGGCCCCGCCCTCGAACACGCCCAGGTGGGCACCGTGTTCCACCCCAAGGAGAACAGGCTGTCGGCCTGGAAGTTCTGGGCACTCTACGCCGCAGACACCGCCGGCAAGATCCGCCTGGACCAGGGTGCGACGGAGGCCGTGACCTCCGGTGGCAAGTCCCTCCTCGCAGTGGGGATCACCGAGGTCATCGGTGATTTCCGCGCCGGGGAGATCGTGGAGATCCTCGGTCCCAACGGCGAGATCATCGGCCGCGGCGAGGTCAACTACGATTCCGAGACCCTCATGCCGATGCTGGGGATGAAAACCCAGGAACTCCCCGACGATATGCAGCGACCCGTGGTCCACGCGGACTACCTGTCGAATTACGCCAGCCGGGCGTAG
- the obgE gene encoding GTPase ObgE, which yields MNRFIDRVVLHLAAGDGGNGCVSVHREKFKPLGGPDGGNGGHGGDIILEVSPQVHTLLDFHYHPHVKAPRGANGAGDNRSGARGEDLILEVPAGTVVLNSKGETLADLTTVGMKFIAAAGGQGGLGNAALASRARKAPGFALNGEPGEQHDLILELKSMADVGLVGFPSAGKSSLISVMSAAKPKIGDYPFTTLQPNLGVVEVGHQTFIMADVPGLIPGASEGKGLGLDFLRHIERTSVLVHVVDTASMDPGRDPISDIEALEAELAAYQSALDEDTGLGDLDKRPRVVVLNKADVPEALELAEFLKGDIEQQFGWPVFIVSAVAQRGLDPLKYKLLEIVQQARKKRPKEKLAESVIIKPKPVDGRRRREEFEIRKDPDNPGGFLVVGEKPERWILQTDFENDEAVGYLADRLAKLGVEDKLRKAGAQTGSEVTIGGVTFEWEPMTSAVDTAASPRGTDIRLEKNERISAAERKRASQVRRGLIDEFDYGDGEEASRERWEG from the coding sequence ATGAACCGCTTTATCGACCGCGTTGTTCTTCATCTCGCCGCAGGCGACGGAGGCAATGGCTGCGTCTCGGTGCACCGTGAGAAATTCAAGCCCCTGGGCGGCCCCGACGGCGGCAACGGTGGCCATGGTGGAGACATCATCCTCGAGGTCAGCCCCCAGGTCCACACCCTCCTCGACTTCCACTACCACCCGCACGTGAAGGCCCCGCGTGGTGCCAACGGCGCCGGTGACAACCGCAGTGGCGCCCGCGGTGAGGACCTCATCCTCGAGGTACCCGCCGGCACCGTGGTGCTCAACTCCAAGGGGGAGACCCTCGCGGACCTGACCACAGTGGGCATGAAGTTCATCGCCGCCGCCGGTGGCCAGGGCGGTCTGGGCAATGCGGCCCTGGCTTCCCGTGCCCGCAAGGCCCCGGGTTTCGCCCTCAACGGTGAGCCGGGTGAGCAGCATGACCTCATCCTGGAACTGAAGTCCATGGCTGATGTCGGCCTGGTGGGTTTCCCCTCCGCCGGCAAGTCCTCGCTCATCTCCGTGATGTCGGCGGCGAAGCCGAAGATCGGTGACTACCCCTTCACCACCCTCCAGCCGAACCTCGGTGTTGTGGAGGTCGGACACCAGACTTTCATCATGGCCGATGTCCCCGGTCTGATCCCCGGTGCCTCCGAGGGCAAGGGCCTGGGTCTGGACTTCCTGCGTCACATCGAACGCACCTCCGTGCTCGTGCACGTGGTGGATACCGCCTCCATGGATCCGGGCCGTGACCCGATCTCTGATATCGAGGCGCTGGAGGCGGAACTCGCCGCGTACCAGTCCGCCCTCGATGAGGACACCGGCCTGGGGGATCTGGACAAGCGTCCCCGCGTGGTGGTGCTCAACAAGGCTGATGTCCCCGAGGCGTTGGAACTGGCTGAGTTCCTCAAGGGCGATATCGAGCAGCAGTTCGGGTGGCCGGTGTTCATCGTCTCCGCGGTGGCGCAGCGTGGCCTGGACCCGTTGAAGTACAAGCTGCTGGAGATCGTCCAGCAGGCGCGTAAGAAGCGTCCGAAGGAGAAGCTGGCGGAGAGCGTGATCATCAAGCCGAAGCCGGTGGATGGTCGTCGTCGCCGCGAGGAGTTCGAGATCAGGAAGGACCCGGACAACCCGGGTGGGTTCCTGGTCGTCGGTGAGAAGCCGGAGCGCTGGATCCTGCAGACCGACTTCGAGAACGATGAGGCTGTGGGATACCTGGCCGACCGTCTGGCCAAGCTGGGTGTGGAGGACAAGCTGCGCAAGGCCGGCGCCCAGACCGGTTCCGAGGTCACCATCGGTGGTGTCACCTTCGAGTGGGAGCCGATGACCTCCGCCGTGGATACCGCGGCCTCCCCGCGTGGCACCGACATCCGCCTGGAGAAGAACGAGCGTATCTCCGCGGCCGAGCGCAAGCGTGCGTCCCAGGTCCGCCGTGGGCTTATCGACGAGTTCGACTACGGCGATGGGGAAGAGGCCTCCCGCGAGCGCTGGGAGGGGTAA
- a CDS encoding solute carrier family 23 protein, whose translation MTTQTPIRTVHPVDQVPPAPKLAALGLQHVLAFYAGAVIVPLLIAQSLNLDAATTIHLINADLLTCGIATLIQSVGIGRHIGVRLPIVQGVTTTAVAPIIAIGLGVTDGEGGVASLPAIYGAVIVAGLFTFFAAPVFTRFLRFFPPVVTGTVLLVMGTSLLSVSANDFVNYADGVPAARDLAYGFGTLLIIILAQRFLRGFLGTLAVLLGLVVGTVTALLLGDANLDEVSNADAFGITTPFYFGLPEFNLVAIFSMIIVMIITMVETTGDVFATGEIVRKRTRRYDITRALRADGLSTFIGGIMNSFPYTCFAQNVGLVRITGVKSRWVAASAAVFMIILGVLPKAGAIVASIPSPVLGGASLALFANVAWVGLQTIAKSDLRDSRNAVIVTSALGLAMLVTFRPDIAQAFPEWARIFVSSGMSVGAITAIILNLLFFHVGRQTGANVAVSGSGEKLTLDQINAMDREQFVDTLSPLFNSRTWPLEIAWESRPFANVTALREAIQISVLTAPLEAREDLIHDYPDMAQLLLADQDEAAEISRDRGSIGLEELDDVDRDKLLTVTSNYRDRFGMPYVAYYDTTDTVDDVVAEGLRRLDNSDEQEHRQALSEIIEIANDRFDIVLEDANPARTAFDRKFTDTDFMS comes from the coding sequence GTGACTACTCAAACCCCCATCCGGACTGTACATCCGGTTGACCAGGTGCCACCAGCACCCAAACTGGCAGCCCTGGGCCTGCAACACGTTCTGGCGTTCTACGCCGGAGCGGTCATCGTTCCGCTGCTCATCGCGCAGTCGCTGAACCTGGATGCCGCGACGACCATCCACCTCATCAACGCCGATCTGCTCACCTGCGGCATCGCCACGCTGATCCAGTCCGTCGGCATCGGCAGGCACATCGGTGTGCGGCTCCCCATCGTCCAGGGTGTGACCACCACCGCGGTGGCCCCCATCATCGCGATCGGGCTGGGTGTCACCGACGGGGAGGGCGGGGTCGCCTCCCTGCCCGCCATCTACGGTGCTGTCATCGTCGCCGGCCTGTTCACCTTCTTCGCCGCGCCGGTGTTCACCCGTTTCCTGCGCTTCTTCCCGCCGGTGGTCACCGGCACCGTGCTGCTGGTCATGGGTACCTCCCTGCTGTCCGTGTCGGCCAATGACTTCGTCAACTACGCCGACGGTGTGCCCGCCGCCCGTGACCTCGCCTACGGTTTCGGCACCCTGCTGATCATCATCCTGGCGCAGCGTTTCCTCCGCGGGTTCCTCGGCACCCTGGCGGTGCTGTTGGGCCTGGTGGTGGGCACGGTCACCGCCCTGCTGCTTGGCGACGCCAACCTCGACGAAGTCTCCAACGCCGACGCCTTCGGGATCACCACCCCCTTCTACTTCGGCCTGCCCGAGTTCAACCTGGTGGCGATCTTCTCCATGATCATCGTCATGATCATCACCATGGTGGAAACCACCGGCGACGTCTTCGCCACCGGTGAGATCGTGCGCAAACGCACCCGCCGCTACGACATCACCCGGGCCCTGCGTGCCGACGGCCTGTCCACCTTCATCGGCGGCATCATGAACTCCTTCCCCTACACCTGCTTCGCCCAGAACGTCGGTCTGGTCCGTATCACCGGGGTGAAGTCACGCTGGGTCGCCGCCTCCGCGGCCGTGTTCATGATCATCCTGGGTGTGCTGCCCAAGGCCGGCGCGATCGTCGCATCCATCCCCTCCCCTGTCCTCGGCGGTGCCTCCCTGGCACTGTTCGCCAACGTCGCGTGGGTGGGTCTGCAGACCATCGCCAAGTCCGATCTGCGGGACAGCCGCAATGCCGTCATCGTCACCTCCGCGCTGGGTCTGGCCATGCTGGTGACCTTCCGCCCCGACATCGCCCAGGCCTTCCCTGAGTGGGCTCGCATCTTCGTCTCCTCCGGCATGTCCGTGGGTGCGATCACCGCGATCATCCTCAACCTGCTGTTCTTCCACGTCGGACGCCAGACCGGGGCCAACGTTGCGGTGTCGGGCTCCGGTGAGAAACTGACCCTGGACCAGATCAACGCGATGGACCGTGAACAGTTCGTCGACACGCTCTCCCCGCTGTTCAACAGCCGCACCTGGCCGCTCGAGATCGCCTGGGAGTCCCGCCCCTTCGCCAACGTCACCGCCCTGCGCGAGGCCATCCAGATCTCCGTGCTCACCGCACCGCTCGAGGCACGCGAGGACCTCATCCACGACTACCCCGACATGGCGCAGCTGCTGCTGGCCGACCAGGACGAGGCCGCCGAGATCTCCCGCGACCGCGGTTCCATCGGGCTGGAGGAGCTTGACGACGTCGATCGCGACAAACTCCTCACCGTCACCAGCAACTACCGCGACCGCTTCGGCATGCCCTATGTCGCGTACTACGACACCACCGACACCGTCGATGATGTCGTCGCCGAGGGCCTACGCCGCCTGGACAACTCCGATGAGCAGGAACACCGTCAGGCGCTCAGCGAGATCATCGAGATCGCCAACGACCGCTTCGACATCGTCCTGGAGGACGCCAACCCCGCCCGCACCGCCTTCGACCGGAAGTTCACCGACACCGACTTCATGAGCTAG
- a CDS encoding aldo/keto reductase, translating into MSIVGTGNFFGSPEEERDRLVQALQGGKRQTTKPAEIPTVRLNDGNKIPQLGFGVFKVDPAETERVVSEALEAGYRHIDTAAFYNNEEGVGRAIAASGIPREELFVTTKLWPTRFDDAEAGFNESLEKLGMEYVDLFLLHWPAPRNNNFVQAWKVLEQLGERARSIGVCNFLPEHLRQLIDETTIVPAVNQFELHPALQQRDIQEASKAAGIAIESWGPLGQGKYDLSKEAPIAAAARSHGKTLAQVVIRWHLQHGFIVFPKTVNPERMRENLDVLDFELTAEEMVAIDNLERGARGGSHPNDIN; encoded by the coding sequence ATGTCGATTGTTGGTACCGGTAATTTCTTCGGTTCGCCCGAGGAGGAGCGCGACAGGTTGGTGCAGGCCCTGCAGGGTGGCAAGCGGCAGACCACGAAGCCTGCGGAGATCCCGACGGTGAGGCTGAATGACGGCAACAAGATCCCGCAGCTGGGTTTCGGTGTGTTCAAGGTGGACCCCGCGGAGACGGAGCGGGTGGTCAGTGAGGCCCTCGAGGCGGGTTACCGTCACATCGACACCGCGGCCTTCTATAACAATGAGGAGGGCGTGGGCCGGGCGATCGCCGCATCCGGCATCCCGCGGGAGGAGCTGTTTGTCACCACCAAGCTGTGGCCGACCCGTTTCGATGACGCCGAGGCAGGTTTCAACGAGTCCCTGGAGAAGCTCGGCATGGAGTATGTCGATCTGTTCCTGCTGCACTGGCCGGCGCCGCGCAACAACAACTTCGTGCAGGCCTGGAAGGTTCTGGAGCAGCTGGGGGAGCGCGCACGCTCGATCGGGGTGTGCAACTTCCTGCCGGAGCACCTACGTCAGCTTATCGACGAAACAACCATCGTCCCGGCCGTCAACCAGTTCGAACTCCATCCAGCCCTGCAGCAGCGCGACATCCAGGAGGCATCGAAGGCCGCGGGCATCGCCATCGAGTCGTGGGGTCCCCTCGGCCAGGGCAAGTATGACCTGTCCAAGGAGGCACCCATCGCGGCGGCTGCCCGGAGTCATGGCAAGACCCTGGCACAGGTGGTGATCCGGTGGCATCTGCAGCACGGGTTCATCGTGTTCCCTAAGACCGTCAATCCGGAGCGGATGCGCGAGAACCTCGACGTCCTCGATTTCGAGCTGACGGCGGAGGAGATGGTGGCCATCGACAATCTGGAGCGCGGTGCCCGGGGTGGGTCGCACCCGAATGACATCAACTAG
- the rpmA gene encoding 50S ribosomal protein L27, whose translation MATKKGASSSSNGRDSEAKRLGVKRFGGQQVNAGEILVRQRGTKFHPGENVGRGGDDTLFALKTGAVQFSTKRNRRMVNIVENEAVDA comes from the coding sequence ATGGCAACCAAGAAGGGTGCATCCAGCTCCAGCAACGGTCGTGACTCTGAGGCCAAGCGCCTTGGCGTCAAGCGATTCGGTGGCCAGCAGGTGAACGCAGGAGAGATCCTCGTTCGTCAGCGCGGCACCAAGTTCCACCCGGGCGAGAACGTCGGTCGCGGTGGCGACGACACCCTCTTCGCTCTGAAGACCGGTGCGGTCCAGTTCTCCACCAAGCGCAACCGCCGCATGGTCAACATCGTCGAGAACGAAGCTGTCGACGCTTAA
- the rplU gene encoding 50S ribosomal protein L21 — MYAIVKTGGKQYKVAEGDLVKVEKIEGEPGASVALTPVLLVDGADVTTAADKLASVSVNTEIVEHTKGPKIKILKYKNKTGYKKRQGHRQKLTVLKVTGIK, encoded by the coding sequence ATGTACGCGATCGTCAAGACCGGCGGAAAGCAGTACAAGGTTGCCGAAGGTGACCTCGTAAAGGTCGAGAAGATCGAGGGTGAGCCGGGTGCCTCCGTGGCTCTCACCCCGGTTCTCCTCGTCGATGGCGCCGATGTAACCACCGCTGCTGACAAGCTTGCTTCTGTCAGCGTCAACACCGAGATCGTCGAGCACACCAAGGGCCCGAAGATCAAGATCCTGAAGTACAAGAACAAGACCGGTTACAAGAAGCGCCAGGGACACCGTCAGAAGCTGACCGTCCTGAAGGTCACCGGAATCAAGTAA
- a CDS encoding translation initiation factor IF-2 N-terminal domain-containing protein: protein MAKKKASATAHDTDVSPSAVLAADFDRSQLGEKTRVHQLAKQLGLTSKDLVVALDSIGLVKVAQSTLSREEATRLLDLLAKPVEEAPAEVVPDVEPVEKIRRRVEKNVANEIQQIQEKVERELADVVEDTPEDAPEDTPEQAPADTDAADPSEDEEIRRRVEKNVANEIQQIENRVERELAEVVARSQDEQQSDEPVDLMAAAQAEAHAELLEDIIPEITPPPTEAPVYAPIFVAPAIIPTEDLNDTDDPDAQERVARKRRGRRGTGRGKGTGSASGSDVEAVQQKAEDEASTSTVDTPEPEAVDEPVGIKGSTRLEAQRRRRTEMREEGRNKKRHVVSTREFIERRESMERRMIVRERQRTDGTGLVTQVGVLEDDLLVEQFVTSDSQSSMVGNIYLGRVQNVLPSMEAAFIDIGKGRNGVLYAGEVDWKAAGLGGRGRRIEQALKSGQKVLVQVTKDPVGHKGARLTTQISLAGRYLVYVPGGRSAGISRKLPGPERKRLKEILGRVVPPQGGTIIRTAAEGVSEENIAADVNRLHTLWEQIQERTKQEKKSRNTRPVTMYEEPDMLVKVIRDLFNEDFTSLIVDGDRAWNTVRAYIQSVAPDLVSRVEHFDRADYDGKDAFEAFGLNTQLEEAMSRKVNLPSGGSLIIDKTEAMTVIDINTGRYVGKGVGNLEETVTLNNIEAAEEIVRQLRLRDIGGMIVIDFIDMVLPENRDLVLRRLNEALENDRTRHQVSEVTSLGLVQMTRKRIGAGLLETFSSECEHCAGRGLVIHPDPVDNVDERVEAKAEERARRHKNQQEDSRPQQPVRDPARHPMVVAMQDLVEDEDHDLDKEFEDLAASVIITDDAEDTADTAGTVDTADDTEPEITADEVISTVEPEEGPRRRARRRRGRQQETPETPVEPEATGDTTADDIAAIAAAAVDIADAEDPDEPSGANYVSDAAGAATSYEQALAEFEASPRRRRATRGNSRSDHAPKPEDFKSEPARREVEPIPVEEIGEAEEKPRRRSRGRGRSQRPAPVVETTVETAVEDIPEETPRRNRPSEVAASAPSRPGRGRRRAVRRSSGHIETLDDATPTPITPSPADKAGDGEREASPSKGRRRRRRAIRVSGKALSQSTAEKQPEPAAPAGSGRRRRGTRKPQRG, encoded by the coding sequence TTGGCAAAGAAGAAGGCATCCGCAACTGCACATGACACGGACGTGTCCCCCTCGGCCGTGCTGGCCGCGGATTTTGACCGTTCGCAGTTGGGGGAGAAGACCCGTGTTCACCAGCTGGCCAAACAGCTCGGCCTGACCTCCAAGGACCTGGTGGTGGCACTGGATTCCATCGGTCTGGTCAAGGTCGCCCAGTCGACCCTGAGCCGTGAGGAGGCCACCCGTCTCCTCGATCTGCTGGCCAAGCCGGTGGAGGAGGCCCCGGCCGAGGTCGTCCCGGATGTGGAACCGGTGGAGAAGATCCGTCGCCGCGTGGAGAAGAACGTGGCCAACGAGATCCAGCAGATCCAGGAGAAGGTCGAACGCGAACTCGCCGACGTGGTGGAGGACACCCCGGAGGACGCCCCGGAGGACACCCCGGAACAGGCCCCTGCTGACACCGACGCTGCGGACCCATCAGAGGACGAGGAGATCCGTCGCCGCGTGGAGAAGAACGTGGCCAATGAGATCCAGCAGATCGAGAACAGGGTTGAACGCGAACTGGCAGAGGTGGTGGCCCGGTCTCAGGACGAACAGCAGTCAGATGAGCCGGTTGATCTGATGGCCGCAGCCCAGGCGGAGGCCCACGCTGAACTGCTGGAGGACATCATCCCCGAGATCACCCCGCCGCCGACGGAGGCACCGGTGTATGCACCGATCTTCGTCGCACCCGCGATCATCCCCACCGAGGACCTCAATGACACCGATGACCCGGATGCGCAGGAACGCGTGGCCCGCAAGCGTCGTGGTCGTCGTGGTACCGGACGTGGCAAGGGCACCGGTTCGGCATCGGGTTCCGATGTTGAGGCCGTCCAGCAGAAGGCGGAGGATGAGGCGTCGACAAGCACCGTTGACACGCCGGAACCCGAGGCGGTTGACGAGCCCGTGGGCATCAAGGGCTCGACCCGCCTGGAGGCGCAGCGCCGCCGCCGCACCGAGATGCGCGAGGAGGGCCGCAACAAGAAACGCCACGTGGTGAGCACCCGCGAGTTCATCGAACGCCGTGAATCCATGGAACGCCGCATGATTGTGCGCGAACGCCAGCGCACCGACGGCACGGGTCTGGTCACCCAGGTCGGTGTGCTGGAGGATGATCTGCTGGTCGAGCAGTTCGTCACCTCCGATTCGCAGTCGTCGATGGTGGGCAACATCTACCTGGGGCGCGTACAGAACGTGCTGCCGAGCATGGAGGCCGCCTTCATCGACATCGGCAAGGGCCGCAACGGTGTGCTCTACGCCGGTGAGGTGGACTGGAAGGCCGCCGGTCTGGGGGGACGTGGTCGACGCATCGAACAGGCCCTGAAATCCGGTCAGAAGGTCCTGGTCCAGGTGACCAAAGACCCCGTCGGGCACAAGGGTGCCCGCCTGACCACCCAGATCTCCCTGGCCGGCCGCTACCTGGTTTACGTGCCCGGTGGTCGCAGCGCCGGTATCTCCCGCAAGCTGCCCGGACCGGAGCGCAAGCGTCTGAAGGAGATCCTCGGTCGCGTCGTGCCACCACAGGGCGGCACCATCATCCGCACCGCCGCGGAGGGGGTGTCGGAGGAGAACATCGCCGCCGACGTCAACCGCCTGCACACTCTGTGGGAGCAGATCCAGGAACGCACCAAGCAGGAGAAGAAGTCCCGCAACACCCGCCCGGTGACCATGTATGAGGAACCGGACATGCTGGTCAAAGTCATCCGTGACCTGTTCAATGAGGACTTCACCTCCCTGATCGTCGACGGCGACCGCGCATGGAACACCGTGCGCGCCTACATCCAGTCCGTCGCCCCGGACCTGGTCAGCCGGGTGGAGCATTTCGACCGCGCCGACTATGACGGCAAGGATGCCTTCGAGGCCTTCGGTCTCAACACCCAGCTGGAGGAGGCGATGTCGAGGAAGGTGAACCTGCCGTCGGGTGGTTCGCTGATCATCGACAAGACCGAGGCCATGACCGTCATCGACATCAACACCGGCCGCTATGTGGGCAAGGGTGTGGGCAACCTCGAGGAGACCGTCACCCTCAACAACATCGAGGCCGCCGAGGAGATCGTCCGCCAGCTGCGTCTGCGTGACATCGGTGGCATGATCGTCATCGACTTCATCGACATGGTCCTGCCCGAGAACCGTGACCTGGTGCTGCGTCGCCTCAATGAGGCACTGGAAAACGACCGCACCCGCCACCAGGTCTCCGAGGTCACCTCGCTGGGTTTGGTGCAGATGACCCGCAAGCGCATCGGTGCGGGCCTGCTGGAGACCTTCTCCTCCGAATGTGAGCACTGCGCCGGACGCGGCCTGGTGATCCACCCCGATCCGGTCGACAATGTCGACGAGCGTGTGGAGGCCAAGGCTGAGGAGCGTGCTCGCCGCCACAAGAACCAGCAGGAGGATTCCCGCCCCCAGCAACCAGTCCGGGATCCCGCCCGGCACCCGATGGTGGTGGCGATGCAGGACCTCGTCGAGGATGAGGACCACGACCTGGACAAGGAGTTCGAGGACCTCGCGGCATCGGTGATCATCACCGATGATGCTGAGGACACGGCGGACACCGCGGGCACTGTGGATACCGCGGACGACACCGAGCCCGAGATCACCGCCGATGAGGTCATCTCCACCGTGGAACCGGAGGAGGGGCCACGCCGACGTGCGCGCAGGCGCCGGGGCCGTCAGCAGGAGACCCCGGAGACCCCGGTTGAACCCGAGGCCACCGGCGACACCACCGCCGATGATATCGCCGCGATCGCCGCCGCAGCCGTGGACATCGCCGATGCCGAGGATCCGGACGAGCCCTCAGGGGCCAACTATGTGTCGGATGCTGCAGGGGCGGCTACCTCCTATGAGCAGGCACTCGCCGAATTCGAGGCCAGCCCACGTCGCCGCCGCGCCACCCGGGGCAACTCCCGGTCGGATCACGCGCCGAAGCCGGAGGATTTCAAGTCCGAACCGGCCCGTCGTGAGGTCGAACCGATCCCGGTGGAGGAGATCGGGGAAGCCGAGGAGAAGCCACGCCGCCGCAGCCGTGGTCGTGGACGCAGTCAGCGTCCCGCACCGGTCGTGGAGACCACCGTGGAAACCGCAGTCGAGGACATCCCGGAGGAGACACCCCGCCGTAACCGTCCGAGCGAGGTCGCAGCCAGCGCCCCATCGCGCCCGGGACGTGGGCGACGCCGCGCGGTGCGCCGGTCGAGCGGTCACATCGAGACGCTTGACGACGCAACCCCCACCCCCATCACCCCATCCCCCGCCGATAAGGCAGGGGACGGGGAGCGGGAGGCGTCGCCAAGCAAGGGCCGTCGACGTCGCCGTCGCGCGATCCGGGTTTCCGGTAAGGCACTTTCCCAGTCAACTGCGGAGAAGCAGCCCGAACCCGCCGCCCCCGCCGGCAGCGGTCGTCGACGCAGGGGAACCCGTAAGCCACAGCGTGGTTAG